In Pseudonocardia cypriaca, a single genomic region encodes these proteins:
- a CDS encoding gamma carbonic anhydrase family protein, with protein MLIEHRGHRPVVPDSAYVAPSAVVCGAVVLGERARVLHGAVITAEDGEVRVGDDVVVMENALVRGRSRHPAVIGDAVLVGPHAHVNGARIEDEVFVATGASLFPGSVAGAGSELRINSVLHVNSRLEERTVVPIGWIAVGDPAELFSPDRHEELWEVQRDLDFPGTVYGVPRGTPMRTVMARQVEFYGAHRADHVVDG; from the coding sequence ATGCTCATCGAGCACCGCGGCCACCGCCCCGTCGTCCCGGACTCCGCCTACGTGGCTCCCTCCGCGGTGGTGTGCGGGGCCGTCGTGCTCGGTGAGCGCGCCCGCGTCCTGCACGGTGCCGTGATCACCGCGGAGGACGGCGAGGTACGCGTCGGCGACGACGTCGTGGTCATGGAGAACGCGCTGGTCCGGGGCCGCAGCAGGCATCCGGCGGTCATCGGCGACGCTGTGCTGGTCGGGCCGCATGCCCACGTCAACGGCGCACGCATCGAGGACGAGGTGTTCGTGGCGACCGGGGCCTCGCTCTTCCCCGGCTCGGTCGCCGGGGCCGGGTCGGAGCTGCGGATCAACAGCGTGCTCCACGTCAACTCCCGGCTGGAGGAGCGGACCGTCGTCCCGATCGGCTGGATCGCGGTCGGCGATCCGGCCGAGCTGTTCTCGCCCGATCGGCACGAGGAGCTGTGGGAGGTCCAGCGGGACCTGGACTTCCCGGGCACGGTCTACGGCGTCCCGCGGGGCACCCCGATGCGCACCGTCATGGCGCGGCAGGTGGAGTTCTACGGGGCGCACCGCGCGGACCACGTGGTGGACGGGTGA
- a CDS encoding DUF6319 family protein, whose amino-acid sequence MTNPEEATAVTTADAPATDEPAKPRRGRPKGSTARTTRTIELTLTVTGTADGDWQAELKQGSTWLSRGLPVTAAAVSKAAQELHAELARPIDAVIDAAREQRAARVAALEAELEQARKALAELEE is encoded by the coding sequence ATGACCAACCCCGAGGAAGCAACCGCTGTCACCACCGCGGACGCCCCGGCCACCGACGAGCCCGCCAAGCCTCGCCGTGGCCGGCCGAAGGGTTCCACCGCGCGCACCACCCGCACGATCGAGCTCACCCTCACCGTCACCGGCACGGCCGACGGCGACTGGCAGGCCGAGCTCAAGCAGGGCAGCACGTGGCTCAGCCGCGGCCTGCCCGTCACCGCAGCCGCCGTGTCGAAGGCGGCACAGGAGCTGCACGCGGAGCTGGCCCGACCCATCGACGCGGTCATCGACGCCGCCCGCGAGCAGCGGGCCGCCCGGGTCGCGGCGCTGGAGGCCGAGCTGGAGCAGGCGCGCAAGGCGCTGGCGGAGCTGGAGGAGTAG
- a CDS encoding VOC family protein → MARDVQITFDCADPAALAAFWAEALGYQVQEPPRGFDSWEQALDAFGVPPEKRNDASAVVDPEGSGPRLFFQRVPEGKQVKNRVHLDVRAAPGLAGDERMAALEAEAERLASHGARRLERHEPAPPLAGGHIVMADPEGNEFCLD, encoded by the coding sequence ATGGCCCGCGACGTCCAGATCACCTTCGACTGCGCCGACCCGGCCGCTCTGGCGGCGTTCTGGGCCGAGGCGCTCGGCTACCAGGTGCAGGAACCACCCCGAGGCTTCGACTCGTGGGAGCAGGCCCTCGACGCGTTCGGCGTGCCGCCGGAGAAGCGGAACGACGCATCCGCGGTGGTCGACCCCGAGGGTTCGGGTCCGCGGCTGTTCTTCCAGCGCGTGCCGGAGGGCAAGCAGGTCAAGAACCGCGTGCACCTCGACGTGCGAGCCGCGCCCGGGCTCGCGGGCGACGAGCGGATGGCGGCCCTGGAGGCCGAAGCCGAAAGGCTCGCGTCGCACGGCGCCAGGCGGCTCGAGCGCCACGAGCCCGCTCCCCCGCTCGCCGGCGGTCACATCGTGATGGCCGACCCGGAGGGCAACGAATTCTGCCTCGACTGA
- a CDS encoding flavin-containing monooxygenase has product MTPVPGTALQQHTAEIQDGGHVDVLIVGAGVSGIGAAHHLRDRFPDRSFVILDAQDDRGGTWWTHRYPGVRSDSDLFTYGYRHKPWRGPSIAAGKEILAYLDEVIDENDLDQHIRYRHRVTAARWSTEDRRWTVEVTREDTGQVLRFTTDFLWMCHGYYNHAEPYQPQWSGMDRFQGSVVHPQSWPEDLDHSGKRVVVIGSGSTASTLIPALAETAEHVTMLQRSPSYYFAPPVTHELAVTLRALDIPEEWTHEILRRQYVSQQHWLTRMSREAPDELHTFLIESMRPLLPEGFDIEKHFTPRYRPWQQRIAVVPDGDLFAALREGKASIVTDTIEEFTENSIRVGSGEEIEADIVVTATGFNLSAFGDVAFTVDGEPVDFTQRVTWRGIMISGVPNMAYVFGYFRHSWTLRVDLVTDLVDRLHRHMQDKGATVVVPTLRPEDTDMEIRPWSDPENFNAGYVMRSQHVLFKQGDREPWVHMLEHEQEREILPKADLDDGSLVYR; this is encoded by the coding sequence ATGACGCCTGTACCAGGGACAGCGCTCCAGCAGCACACCGCGGAGATCCAGGACGGCGGCCACGTCGACGTCCTCATCGTCGGCGCCGGTGTCTCCGGTATCGGCGCCGCGCACCACCTGCGGGACCGGTTCCCCGACCGGTCCTTCGTCATCCTGGACGCCCAGGACGACCGCGGCGGGACATGGTGGACCCACCGGTACCCGGGCGTGCGCTCGGACAGCGACCTGTTCACCTACGGCTACCGGCACAAGCCGTGGCGCGGCCCGTCCATCGCAGCCGGGAAGGAGATCCTCGCCTACCTGGACGAGGTCATCGACGAGAACGACCTGGACCAGCACATCCGCTACCGGCACCGGGTCACGGCGGCCCGGTGGTCCACCGAGGACCGGCGGTGGACGGTCGAGGTCACCCGGGAGGACACCGGGCAGGTCCTGCGGTTCACCACGGACTTCCTGTGGATGTGCCATGGCTACTACAACCACGCCGAGCCCTACCAGCCGCAGTGGTCGGGCATGGACCGGTTCCAGGGCTCGGTCGTGCATCCGCAGAGCTGGCCGGAGGACCTCGACCACAGCGGAAAGCGCGTCGTCGTCATCGGATCCGGGTCCACCGCCTCGACTCTGATCCCCGCGCTCGCGGAGACGGCTGAGCACGTCACGATGCTGCAGCGCTCCCCCTCCTACTACTTCGCGCCGCCCGTCACCCACGAGCTGGCCGTGACGCTGCGCGCCCTTGACATCCCGGAGGAGTGGACGCACGAGATCCTGCGCCGCCAGTACGTCTCACAGCAGCACTGGCTGACCCGGATGTCGCGAGAAGCACCCGATGAGCTGCACACGTTCCTCATCGAGTCGATGCGCCCGCTGCTCCCCGAGGGCTTCGACATCGAGAAGCACTTCACCCCGCGGTACCGCCCGTGGCAGCAGCGCATCGCCGTCGTCCCGGACGGCGACCTGTTCGCGGCGCTGCGGGAGGGGAAGGCCTCGATCGTCACCGACACGATCGAGGAGTTCACCGAGAACAGCATCCGGGTCGGCTCGGGCGAGGAGATCGAGGCCGACATCGTCGTCACGGCCACCGGTTTCAACCTGTCGGCCTTCGGCGACGTGGCCTTCACCGTGGACGGCGAGCCGGTCGACTTCACCCAGCGGGTCACCTGGCGCGGGATCATGATCAGCGGCGTGCCGAACATGGCCTACGTGTTCGGCTACTTCCGGCACAGCTGGACGCTGCGCGTCGACCTGGTCACCGACCTCGTGGACCGCCTGCACCGGCACATGCAGGACAAGGGGGCCACGGTGGTGGTCCCGACGCTGCGGCCGGAGGACACAGACATGGAGATCCGGCCGTGGTCGGATCCGGAGAACTTCAACGCGGGCTACGTCATGCGCTCCCAGCACGTGCTGTTCAAGCAGGGCGACCGCGAGCCGTGGGTCCACATGCTGGAGCACGAGCAGGAGAGGGAGATCCTGCCGAAAGCCGACCTCGACGACGGGTCACTCGTCTACCGCTGA
- a CDS encoding helix-turn-helix transcriptional regulator, with protein MSVEATTERVLRLLALLQRRPSWTAAELAAELGVTDRSVRRDVERLRALGYPVHATAGVGGGYQLGAGTRLPPLLLDDEEAIATAVSLRMASGGTVAGAGEAALRALAKLDQVMPPRLRAEVRAVQGAIETLVGPGVEIDPELLVTLARACRDAVRVRFRYAGRDGAERERTVEPMRMVATGRRWYLMAWDVDGADWRTFRLDRMRDVVATTWRFRPREHPDPVAYVQRSVTEAPYRYLARVRLRARPDEVRDLVPPQVGRVEDDRDGWCVLVVGGVDLDWLAVHVARLGFEAEVLEPPELREAAARLAGRVAAIAGTP; from the coding sequence GTGAGCGTGGAGGCCACCACCGAGCGCGTCCTGCGGTTGCTGGCGCTGCTGCAGCGACGGCCGTCGTGGACCGCGGCCGAGCTGGCCGCCGAGCTGGGGGTCACCGACCGCTCCGTGCGCCGCGACGTGGAGCGGCTGCGCGCGCTCGGCTACCCCGTGCACGCGACGGCGGGCGTCGGCGGCGGCTACCAGCTCGGCGCGGGCACCCGGCTGCCGCCGCTGCTCCTCGACGACGAGGAGGCGATCGCGACGGCCGTCTCGCTGCGGATGGCGTCGGGTGGCACGGTCGCCGGGGCGGGGGAGGCGGCGCTGCGCGCACTCGCGAAGCTCGACCAGGTCATGCCGCCTCGGTTGCGGGCGGAGGTGCGGGCCGTGCAGGGCGCCATCGAGACCCTCGTCGGTCCGGGGGTCGAGATCGACCCGGAGCTGCTCGTGACGCTCGCCCGGGCCTGCCGCGACGCGGTGCGGGTGCGGTTCCGGTACGCCGGCCGCGACGGCGCGGAGCGCGAGCGCACCGTCGAACCGATGCGGATGGTCGCGACCGGCCGCCGCTGGTACCTGATGGCATGGGACGTCGACGGCGCCGACTGGCGCACCTTCCGGCTCGACCGGATGCGCGACGTGGTGGCGACGACCTGGCGCTTCCGGCCGAGGGAGCATCCCGACCCGGTCGCCTACGTGCAGCGGTCCGTCACGGAGGCGCCCTACCGGTACCTCGCCCGCGTCCGGCTGCGCGCGCGGCCCGACGAGGTGCGGGACCTGGTACCGCCCCAGGTGGGACGCGTCGAGGACGATCGCGACGGGTGGTGCGTGCTCGTCGTGGGAGGGGTCGATCTGGACTGGCTCGCCGTGCACGTCGCCCGGCTGGGCTTCGAGG
- a CDS encoding TerC family protein gives MNVPVWLWFATIGGLAAIILADLFLVDRKPHAVTIKEASRWVLFYIALAVLFGLGLWYFAGGTYAGEFFAGYITEYSLSVDNLFVFVLIMSAFAVPAIHQHRVLLVGIVIALVMRGLFIAAGAAAINALSWVFYIFAAFLIYTAVKMVREGVGGDDGEWSEPRIVGLIRRVLPVTDDYHGSKTTVRIDGKRWATPMLIVMIAIGLTDLLFALDSIPAIFGLTQEAYLVFSANAFALMGLRQLYFLLGGLLNRLIYLPYGLAVILGFIGVKLVLHALHENELPFLNGGEPLPVPEIGIGLSLSVIVGVLAVTTIASLVAVKRNPSLAE, from the coding sequence GTGAACGTTCCCGTGTGGCTGTGGTTCGCCACGATCGGCGGTCTGGCCGCGATCATCCTCGCTGACCTGTTCCTGGTCGATCGCAAGCCGCACGCGGTGACGATCAAGGAAGCCAGCCGCTGGGTGCTGTTCTACATCGCGCTCGCGGTGCTGTTCGGCCTCGGCCTCTGGTACTTCGCAGGCGGCACCTACGCAGGTGAGTTCTTCGCCGGCTACATCACCGAGTACTCGCTCTCGGTCGACAACCTCTTCGTCTTCGTGCTCATCATGTCGGCGTTCGCGGTGCCCGCGATCCACCAGCACCGGGTGCTGCTGGTCGGCATCGTGATCGCGCTGGTGATGCGCGGCCTGTTCATCGCGGCGGGTGCCGCCGCCATCAACGCCCTGAGCTGGGTGTTCTACATCTTCGCCGCATTCCTGATCTACACGGCGGTGAAGATGGTCCGCGAAGGCGTCGGTGGTGACGACGGTGAGTGGTCCGAGCCCCGGATCGTCGGGCTGATCCGGCGCGTGCTCCCCGTCACGGATGACTACCACGGCTCCAAGACCACGGTCCGGATCGACGGCAAGCGCTGGGCCACCCCGATGCTCATCGTGATGATCGCGATCGGCCTCACCGACCTGCTGTTCGCGCTCGACTCCATCCCGGCGATCTTCGGCCTCACCCAGGAGGCGTACCTGGTCTTCAGTGCGAACGCGTTCGCGCTGATGGGCCTGCGCCAGCTCTACTTCCTGCTCGGCGGCCTGCTCAACCGGCTCATCTACCTGCCCTACGGCCTCGCCGTGATCCTGGGCTTCATCGGCGTGAAGCTCGTGCTGCACGCCCTGCACGAGAACGAGCTGCCGTTCCTCAACGGCGGCGAGCCGCTCCCCGTGCCGGAGATCGGCATCGGGCTCTCCCTCTCCGTGATCGTCGGGGTGCTGGCGGTCACCACGATCGCCAGCCTCGTCGCGGTCAAGCGCAACCCGAGTCTCGCCGAGTGA
- a CDS encoding alpha/beta fold hydrolase, which translates to MPVQAVRTGVALNYEVSGEGDPLLLVMGTSGSIPLWGELLPRLAERYRVIAFDNRGLGGSERGEGPISVASLAEDACALLEALDVPRAHAMGWSLGSAVVQELALAHPQRVASAVLYATWGRCDGYQRAMISALRLPYAVRDMEAALAVSGLAFSPELMDRPDVQQLFEPMLPAFPRTEAQMAVAVEQWDADLALDTLDRLGGIEAPTLVVVGEQDLLTPPRQSKAVADAIPEARYELVTGPGSSHGLHIERPADLVRIVTGFLDEHRILT; encoded by the coding sequence ATGCCCGTGCAGGCCGTCCGCACCGGAGTCGCGCTGAACTACGAAGTGAGCGGCGAGGGAGACCCCCTGCTCCTCGTGATGGGCACCTCCGGCTCCATCCCGCTGTGGGGTGAGCTGCTGCCCCGCCTCGCCGAGCGCTACCGCGTCATCGCGTTCGACAACCGGGGTCTCGGGGGCAGCGAGCGCGGCGAGGGTCCCATCAGCGTGGCGTCGCTCGCGGAGGACGCCTGCGCGCTGCTCGAGGCCCTCGACGTGCCGAGGGCGCACGCCATGGGCTGGTCGCTCGGGTCGGCCGTCGTCCAGGAGCTCGCCCTGGCCCACCCGCAACGGGTCGCCTCGGCCGTCCTGTACGCGACCTGGGGCCGGTGCGACGGCTACCAGCGCGCGATGATCTCCGCGCTCCGGCTTCCCTACGCCGTCCGGGACATGGAGGCCGCGCTGGCCGTCTCCGGGCTGGCGTTCTCCCCCGAGCTGATGGATCGTCCGGACGTCCAGCAGCTGTTCGAGCCGATGCTCCCCGCCTTCCCCCGGACCGAGGCCCAGATGGCGGTCGCCGTGGAGCAGTGGGACGCCGACCTCGCACTCGACACGCTCGACCGCCTCGGTGGGATCGAGGCGCCGACGTTGGTCGTCGTCGGCGAGCAGGACCTGCTGACCCCACCACGGCAGTCGAAGGCGGTGGCGGACGCCATCCCCGAAGCCCGGTACGAGCTGGTGACCGGGCCCGGGTCGAGCCACGGCCTGCACATCGAGCGACCCGCCGACCTGGTGCGGATCGTCACCGGCTTCCTCGACGAGCACCGAATCCTGACCTGA
- a CDS encoding DinB family protein, producing the protein MTDQTWNPLLRDQIDWHWTHQLRERLDGLTDDEYFWEPAPGCWSLRPRGTGTTSAQAGSGAMTIDFAFPQPVPAPFTTIAWRLAHVIVGVLAMRNVAHFGRARTDYQSFEYAPTAAVALAQLDEEYATWLAGVESLGEAGLTRPCGEAEGPYAALPMAALVLHINRELIHHLAEVCLLRDLHLHTREAS; encoded by the coding sequence GTGACCGACCAGACCTGGAACCCCCTGCTCCGCGACCAGATCGACTGGCACTGGACCCACCAGCTGCGCGAGCGCCTCGACGGGCTCACCGACGACGAGTACTTCTGGGAACCCGCCCCCGGCTGCTGGAGCCTGCGGCCGCGGGGCACCGGCACCACCTCGGCGCAGGCCGGATCCGGCGCGATGACGATCGACTTCGCCTTCCCGCAGCCCGTCCCGGCGCCGTTCACGACGATCGCATGGCGCCTCGCGCACGTGATCGTCGGCGTGCTGGCGATGCGCAACGTGGCGCATTTCGGTCGCGCACGCACCGACTACCAGTCCTTCGAGTACGCCCCGACCGCGGCCGTGGCCCTGGCCCAGCTCGACGAGGAGTACGCCACGTGGCTGGCCGGGGTCGAGTCCCTCGGCGAAGCCGGGCTCACCCGCCCGTGCGGGGAGGCCGAAGGGCCGTACGCCGCCCTCCCCATGGCGGCGCTGGTGCTGCACATCAACCGCGAGCTGATCCACCACCTGGCCGAGGTCTGCCTTCTCCGAGACCTTCACCTGCACACCCGGGAGGCGAGCTGA